CCCGGTTTTTGGAAGTTCCAGGATTTCGACCTTTATCTTTACATCCTCGTCTTCCGGAATTTTAGCCACGGCGTTTTCAAGCGGGCTGTCTCCGGCGCTTGTGTTTTCATGGGTTTCCGAGCCGGGCCCGCCGCCGCCCGCGTAGGCAAGCGTTATGGAAATGCCTCCCTTGTCATTTTTAGGAGTAAGCAAAAACGCCCCCTCCAAAACTTTTTTTATTTCCCCGCCGCTGCGTTCGCCGGTTTTCAAAAGCGTCCAGGCCAGACGGAAGCGCACCACCGAATCGCCGGGTTTTAAAACCAAAGCCTTTCTGTAAAGCTTTACGGCCGCGCCGTAATCACCGCGCCTGTCGTATAAAGCGGCCAGTTCGAGCATTGCATCCTCGTAATCCGGATAAATAGAAAGCGCTTTTTTTAATTCCGCCGCCGCCTGGTCATAACGCCCCAGCCGCGAGTAAAGAAGACCGATTTGAAAACGGTAAAGAGGGTTATCGGGCTCAAGCGAAACCGCGAGCCTCGAGTAATCAAGCGCCTTCTCGTATAAACCCATGGAATGATAAATCGAACCGATATTCATTTTTATATCCGCGCGGTCGCCCGCTATAGCGTCCGACCTGGTAAAATTATCAAGCGCCCCTTCGTAATCGCCCTGCCAGGCGCGCACTATACCCTTAAGCTGAAAAGCCATGGCATTCCGGGGATCACGTTTCAAAGCGGAATCAAATTCTTCCACCGCTTTTTGAGGCTCCCCTAGCCAATAGAGGCTGGCGCCGTAAAGCACGAGGGCGCTTGGATCGTCGGGGGTTTTTTCAAGCGCTTTCAAGAATTCATCCGCAGCTTCGGGATATCGTTCGGAGTTCATTAAAGCGTAACCTTTGCGCAGGTTAAGGGAGCTCTGTTCCTCCATCAGTCTGTCCCACACGGTTTTTACCTGCGTGTTTTCAAGCGAGGCAAATGCTGATCCGCGCAAAAGAAGAAAGCAGACAAGTATGGCGGCCGGAAGTGGCATACGATAAATGGATTATATTAATTAAAAGTAATAAAAGGAAACCAGATGAAAGACAAGCTGGTTTTAAGATTATGGAAGGTTTGAACGACCCAGTAAGGCAAAAACAGGCAAAAAGAAAGGGAGCACGAAAAGATTGCGCCTGCCAGATGCCTTTTCGTGCTCCCTATTGTACGCAACGCAACAACTACCGCGGCCTGCCGCCGCATGCCTCCCTCAGATACACATAATAGTAAACCACAACTATCTTATACCACATATCCCTTGACTTGTCAAGGCCTATGGTTAAAGGCACAACAAGGACAATCAAGCTGCTGGAGGGAAAACTGAAGACTCAAGATTTAGGATTCAAGACCGGATAAGCAGGAAAAAGTAAAAATCAGGGGAAATTTGGAGATTGTATTCTAATTTTAAATCTTAAATCCTGAATATAATCTTGTGACCGCATACTCTTATTACCGGGTACCCGCCTGCCCCAGTGTTATCTGCCGCGGAGCGTTAAATTTCCCTTCAAAGCCAAGCAGGTCAACATAAGAAACCCTCATCCAGTAAACTCCCGGCGGCAGCTGTTTATTAAGGTCTATGGTGTCTAACGCGTCATATTGCCGGTCCAACACGATCTTTGTGAAACTCTGATCGACGGCTATCTGTATATGGTAGGCCTGCACCGGGCTGGCCACTGAGATCATCTTTACCAGATCTTCGTTTTTTATAGCCCTGTAGTTCGGGTCAGCCACCTTGGGCACGCCTGGTATAAAATCGGGGTTTTTATCTCCCTGCTGCGTCTGCGTTCCTGTTTTTTCCGTCCGCCCCATTTTAAAGGAAATGAGCCCGCCTTCCAATTTTATCTGCGGCCCATTTCCCGCGCCAGCCAGGGTGGGGGTTCCGCCCTGTTCAAATTCCGGCGGCGGAGGAAGCTTTATCGGCTGTGATGGCGGCATATCAAGTTTAACCTCGGAGGCGAAACCCGCCGGCACTTCCACCGTCTTGCCTTGAGATTCTACGGAGGCGCGGCCGGTATAAACCTGCACAAGCGTGGTCAGATCATCTTTTATTTTGGCGCCGAATTCGGTATTTTTAGTTTTGGGGATTATTCTCGCGGAAGTAGTTACGACCCTAGAACGCATCCCGCGCATTTCCCCGCTCAGCAGCTCGACATCCGCCTGTTTATTGGGCGGACGCAGAACCGCTATGGAATTGGGATACAGGTTAAGGATTTCGCCGGTGTAAAATCTGACATCGGCCCTGGCGTTCACGGTGGTGCGCAGAGTGTCGTTTTTAAAAAGTTCCATCTTAGCTTCCACAGCCTTCCAATCGGCGGAGCCGTTGGGCCTGAGAAGGACCTCGTTGATGTAATTGATAAGCTTGGCCGCCCGATACTGCTCCTTTATAAGGACTGTCGGCACCCTGAGAGCCATGCCCGGCAGCGCGATTGAGGGGTCGGAGGAAGGCAGTTTGTTATATTTGAGCAGTTCATTCCACCTGGTCGGGTCTTTCAGGTAAGTTTGTGAAAGGCTCCAAAGCGTATCGCCGGGGCGCACCACAATATTCTGCAGCTCCTGGGCCGATGCCCTGCCGGCAAAAAGGGAAAGGCAAAGCCCCAGCAGGAAAGACCACACGCCTGTCTCCGGCATACCCCCGCCGTCTGAACGCCCGGCTTTGGCCCCACCACGTGCTTGTCCCGCTCTTTTGGTTCGTATGCTATCGTCTTTAGACATAATTTCGTCAATAACCCGTTACATTGCCCCAAAAGGGCGGGGCTTGCCCGGCTTTGCCGGGCCCCCTCGGTACCGAAGCAGGTGGCGGGGTGACAGATTGCCCGGTCATCCGGCCTCCGTCCTCACCGACACTTTGCCGTTATCATCGGAGGTCAGATTTTTGGGCACGGTAAAAATAAATTTAGCTCCCTTGCCGGGTTCAGACTCCACCCAGATGCGCCCCTGGTGCGCGGCGGAGATGTACTTGCAGATAGTAAGTCCAAGGCCCGTACCGCCCGCTTTCTGGCCCTTGACCTGTTCAAATTTTTCAAATATTTTATCAAGGTATTCGAGGGGAATGCCATCGCCCGTATCCTGGACAAAAGCCGTTATTTGACCGTCCCCATCTTCCAGCCCCAGCGTAATAGAGCCGTTTTCAGGGCTGAATTTGATGGCGTTTCCGATGAGGTTCGTAAACATTCTCTCCATAAGGACCGAGTCGGCCGTGAGCGTCACCGTTTTTTTTGCCTCAAGGATGAACTTGATATTCTTTCGCTGGCCCAAAGACTCCATCAGTTCAATAACTCTCTGCCCGACCTCGTTTAAATTGACGGGGGTCAGTTTCGGTTCCATCTTACCCGCCTCCATCTTGGCGATGTCGAGAATATTATTTATCATCCCAAGCAGTCTGAACGCGGCCTTATCCATTGACACCAGCATTTTACGCTGGGACTCGTTTACCGGGCCGGGAATTTCCTTCAGCATAAATTCGATAAAACCTTTTATGGCTCCCATGGGATTGCGCAGATCATGGGTAATGGAGTGAAGGAATTCGTCCTTTATCCTCGCAAGTTCCCTGTCAAGCGTGATATCGGAGAAAGCGACCAGCGTGCCGAGCTCCTCCGCTTTTCCCGGGGCGGTTATGGGCCGCACGAAGCATTTAAAAAAACGCCTGGAATGTTGCAGATCAACTTCAAAAACGCTTGAGAAATCCTCTTTTTTACTCTCAAGCACCTCGGCGATAAGCTCTTTTATTTTAGCGTCGCTTATAAGCTGCAAAAGAGCTTTTCCCTCAAACTGTCCGTCGGCGCTAAGCCCAAGCACCGAACGCGCGCGGCGGTTGACCAGCTGAACATTACGCTCCTTGTCTATCATCACTATGCCGTCCTCCGTAGAAAAAAGCACGGCTTCAGTGTTTTTTTGCTCCCGGATAATGCGGTCCACCTGCATATCGGAATAGGTTTTAAGGCGGCGCACCATGTTATTGAAAGTTTCCGCCAGGTCGCGCAGTTCGTCCGCGGTGGTAACAGTCACGGTCCTTGAAAAATCCCCGGCGGCAACGCCGGCGGCTACTTCCGTCAATTTGGTGATGGGTCTTGAAAGGTTCCTGGACATCAGCCAGGCCGCGGCCACCGCGAGCAGCACGAAAACGATCACCCAATAAAGCGCCTGCTCCCGCATGAAACTGGCGTAGCGGAAAGCGACTTCTTGCGGCTGTCTGACTATAACCGCTCCTCCTATTTCAGGGATCGGCGCATAGGCGCCAAGAAACTTTTTACCGCGGGAATCCTTAAATTCGGACGAGCCGGATGAGAGAGAAGTAAGCGCGGTTTTGGAAATCTGCCAAAGGCCGGCCTCTCTCACCTCCTCGGGATCAATATCGCCCGGATACGCAATGGCCCTGCCCTCGGAGTTAAGGATCACGGGGAACCCGCCGCTGCCAAGCTTGCGCAGATCAAGAGAATTCATGAAGCCTGCCATATCAAGCTCCGCCCTAAGAGCCATCTGTTTTCCGAACGGGTAGTAAAGGATCAGTTTTTTTGACCCGCCGGCCAGGCTGAAATTTATAACGCGCCGGCCGGTCTTGCGCAGTTCCTTAAAGCCGGGCTCGGAACCGTGAGAAACCAATGTCCCCCCGCCCTTGACAAAAGGGCTTATAGCCTTAAGCACCTCCTGTCCTTCGGGAGAAAGCACCGACACTTCCAGCATATCCCGGTCGGTTTGCAGGAAAGAGGCCATAAGCGTCTGTTTATTTTCCCAATCCATTTGAGCCAGGGCGTCCAGCACAAAGCGCAGTTCGGAGTCGGTGGAAGAGATACGGGAACGGAAGCCGGAAGCTATTCTTTCGGCGATGTTCAGGTGCAATTCAAGGATAGCGGTCTGCACGCCAAGCTGGCCCATGTTTATGAGCCGCCAGCCAAGCAACGAAAGAGGAATGACGGAAATGGCAAGCATTACCGCCACGAACTTATGAAAAATCCTTATCTTCACGGGAATATTATAGCATTACTCCGAAAGTTGCAATTACTTTTACTCCATATTGGGACAGGGGCTGAACAAAAAAAATGCAACTTTCGGAAGGCTGAAGGTTTAGAGCTAAAGGCTGAAGTTGGCCGTCTGGTGGACATAGGCCCTTAGTAGACGACCCCTTCCCAACTCCTTAAGTGACACCGCATGGCGGTTTCCCCTACCTGTTGGGAAAAAGTGCGGGGTAAATCTTCAACCTTCAGTCTGCCCGCCTTCACCGGTTTTTGAGCAGGTTAATCATGGCGCGCAGCGCCGCGGCCCTGTGGCTTATGGAATTTTTTTCCTCCGGCGCGAGCTCCGCCAGGGTTTTTCCAAGAGCATTCACCTCAAAAACGGGGTCGTAGCCAAAGCCGTCCTTTCCCCTGGCTCTGCGGGTTATAAAACCCTCAAGCTGCCCTTGCGCCATAAGAGATTTCCCATCAGGATAAACAAGCGCCACCACGCACCTGAAGCGGGCGCTTCT
This is a stretch of genomic DNA from Elusimicrobiota bacterium. It encodes these proteins:
- a CDS encoding tetratricopeptide repeat protein, translating into MRGSAFASLENTQVKTVWDRLMEEQSSLNLRKGYALMNSERYPEAADEFLKALEKTPDDPSALVLYGASLYWLGEPQKAVEEFDSALKRDPRNAMAFQLKGIVRAWQGDYEGALDNFTRSDAIAGDRADIKMNIGSIYHSMGLYEKALDYSRLAVSLEPDNPLYRFQIGLLYSRLGRYDQAAAELKKALSIYPDYEDAMLELAALYDRRGDYGAAVKLYRKALVLKPGDSVVRFRLAWTLLKTGERSGGEIKKVLEGAFLLTPKNDKGGISITLAYAGGGGPGSETHENTSAGDSPLENAVAKIPEDEDVKIKVEILELPKTGLVKIDPEKPSALKDQLSAAYKRPRLSYTKKEYFMAAGKSAGRLEKAAAISAEVKKMMQDVSPGNDAKLSLNIETHKSAGSREAAGAPGAGGPRAAEVSYKPRNVGNDMGLWVMGDNWLENVSDAVEEMENPALAANTAAGQPRGSGPETVPEFGAVLGLGYLLLGRADSALDEFDVKSGVLSDLGRTAALVEKGDEAGGLKACREALKKEPENQTALSNIKWLSGGGLKQGEEAQSGKGSKL
- a CDS encoding LysM peptidoglycan-binding domain-containing protein gives rise to the protein MSKDDSIRTKRAGQARGGAKAGRSDGGGMPETGVWSFLLGLCLSLFAGRASAQELQNIVVRPGDTLWSLSQTYLKDPTRWNELLKYNKLPSSDPSIALPGMALRVPTVLIKEQYRAAKLINYINEVLLRPNGSADWKAVEAKMELFKNDTLRTTVNARADVRFYTGEILNLYPNSIAVLRPPNKQADVELLSGEMRGMRSRVVTTSARIIPKTKNTEFGAKIKDDLTTLVQVYTGRASVESQGKTVEVPAGFASEVKLDMPPSQPIKLPPPPEFEQGGTPTLAGAGNGPQIKLEGGLISFKMGRTEKTGTQTQQGDKNPDFIPGVPKVADPNYRAIKNEDLVKMISVASPVQAYHIQIAVDQSFTKIVLDRQYDALDTIDLNKQLPPGVYWMRVSYVDLLGFEGKFNAPRQITLGQAGTR
- a CDS encoding ATP-binding protein, producing MKIRIFHKFVAVMLAISVIPLSLLGWRLINMGQLGVQTAILELHLNIAERIASGFRSRISSTDSELRFVLDALAQMDWENKQTLMASFLQTDRDMLEVSVLSPEGQEVLKAISPFVKGGGTLVSHGSEPGFKELRKTGRRVINFSLAGGSKKLILYYPFGKQMALRAELDMAGFMNSLDLRKLGSGGFPVILNSEGRAIAYPGDIDPEEVREAGLWQISKTALTSLSSGSSEFKDSRGKKFLGAYAPIPEIGGAVIVRQPQEVAFRYASFMREQALYWVIVFVLLAVAAAWLMSRNLSRPITKLTEVAAGVAAGDFSRTVTVTTADELRDLAETFNNMVRRLKTYSDMQVDRIIREQKNTEAVLFSTEDGIVMIDKERNVQLVNRRARSVLGLSADGQFEGKALLQLISDAKIKELIAEVLESKKEDFSSVFEVDLQHSRRFFKCFVRPITAPGKAEELGTLVAFSDITLDRELARIKDEFLHSITHDLRNPMGAIKGFIEFMLKEIPGPVNESQRKMLVSMDKAAFRLLGMINNILDIAKMEAGKMEPKLTPVNLNEVGQRVIELMESLGQRKNIKFILEAKKTVTLTADSVLMERMFTNLIGNAIKFSPENGSITLGLEDGDGQITAFVQDTGDGIPLEYLDKIFEKFEQVKGQKAGGTGLGLTICKYISAAHQGRIWVESEPGKGAKFIFTVPKNLTSDDNGKVSVRTEAG